One region of Mycobacterium riyadhense genomic DNA includes:
- a CDS encoding MPT63 family protein: MKFTKTAVKTAIGAAGIAAAAAFTAAPAIAIPSIQQFGTSAPIVSGPLVTAYTVHNLEPTDMTIPGYTPQGQLWQAEVTAVANSGTVTPLVSSFNARTPTGQNYRVVNNVPAPAGINPAPIPQGEQTNGKIFFDVTGAPPNGVVYNDGVQDVLIWTNNA, encoded by the coding sequence ATGAAGTTCACGAAAACCGCAGTCAAAACGGCGATCGGGGCCGCCGGAATAGCAGCTGCGGCCGCTTTCACCGCGGCGCCCGCTATTGCCATCCCCAGCATCCAGCAATTTGGCACGAGCGCGCCGATCGTCAGCGGGCCGCTTGTTACCGCGTACACGGTTCACAACCTAGAGCCAACCGACATGACCATCCCGGGCTACACACCGCAGGGGCAGCTGTGGCAGGCCGAGGTTACCGCCGTGGCAAATAGCGGCACGGTGACCCCGCTCGTGTCGTCCTTCAACGCGCGCACGCCGACCGGCCAGAACTACCGGGTCGTCAACAACGTGCCCGCGCCGGCCGGAATCAACCCGGCGCCGATTCCCCAGGGTGAGCAGACGAACGGGAAGATCTTCTTCGACGTCACCGGTGCGCCCCCGAACGGGGTTGTCTACAACGATGGCGTCCAGGATGTTCTCATCTGGACCAACAACGCTTAG
- a CDS encoding DUF2631 domain-containing protein: MASTEVEHFTGVDTAEVPSAAWGWSRINHRTWHIVGLCIFGFLLAMLRGNHVGHVEDWFLIGFAAVVLFVLVRDLWGRRRGWIR; the protein is encoded by the coding sequence GTGGCCAGTACCGAGGTGGAGCACTTCACCGGCGTCGACACCGCTGAGGTGCCGTCCGCGGCGTGGGGCTGGAGCAGGATCAATCACCGCACCTGGCACATCGTCGGTCTGTGCATCTTCGGGTTTCTGCTGGCGATGCTGCGGGGCAACCACGTCGGCCACGTCGAGGACTGGTTCCTGATCGGGTTTGCCGCGGTGGTGCTGTTCGTGCTGGTGCGCGACCTGTGGGGCCGGCGGCGCGGCTGGATCAGGTAA
- the dxr gene encoding 1-deoxy-D-xylulose-5-phosphate reductoisomerase, whose amino-acid sequence MGCREGHNDGVTNPSGGRLRVLVLGSTGSIGTQALEVIAANPDRFEVVGLAAGGKNLDTLLRQRAETGVTNIAVADDHAAQRAGDIPYRGADAVTRLVEDTEADVVLNALVGALGLRPTLAALESGARLALANKESLVAGGPLVLRAARPGQIVPVDSEHSALAQCLRGGAPDEVAKLVLTASGGPFRGWSSADLEHVTPNQAGAHPTWTMGPMNTLNSASLVNKGLELIETHLLFGIPYERIEVVVHPQSIIHSMVTFIDGSTIAQASPPDMKLPISLALGWPHRVPGAATCCDFTSRQVWEFEPLDTDVFPAVELARHAGEAGGCMTAIYNAANEEAAEAFLKRRIPFPAIVGTIADVLHAADQWAPQWGEVPATVDDVLDAQRWARERARLAVATASPANVSGMA is encoded by the coding sequence ATGGGTTGCCGCGAGGGGCACAATGATGGGGTGACCAATCCGAGCGGGGGCCGCCTGCGTGTCCTGGTGCTGGGTAGTACCGGCTCGATCGGCACCCAGGCGTTGGAGGTCATCGCCGCCAATCCGGACCGTTTCGAGGTGGTTGGGCTGGCTGCCGGCGGCAAAAACCTCGACACGCTGCTGCGGCAACGCGCCGAGACCGGTGTGACCAACATTGCCGTCGCCGACGATCACGCGGCGCAACGGGCCGGCGACATCCCCTACCGCGGCGCGGATGCCGTCACCCGGCTGGTCGAGGACACCGAGGCCGACGTCGTCCTCAACGCGCTGGTCGGCGCGTTGGGGCTGCGACCTACGCTGGCCGCGCTGGAGTCGGGTGCTCGGCTGGCCCTGGCCAACAAGGAATCGCTGGTCGCCGGCGGTCCGCTGGTGTTGCGGGCAGCGCGGCCCGGTCAGATCGTGCCCGTCGACTCCGAACACTCCGCGCTGGCCCAGTGCCTGCGCGGCGGTGCTCCCGACGAGGTCGCCAAGCTGGTGCTGACCGCATCGGGCGGGCCGTTTCGGGGCTGGTCATCCGCGGACCTGGAACATGTCACCCCCAACCAGGCCGGCGCCCATCCGACCTGGACGATGGGCCCGATGAACACGCTGAACTCCGCGTCACTGGTCAACAAGGGTTTGGAGCTCATCGAAACCCATCTGTTGTTCGGCATCCCGTATGAGCGGATCGAGGTGGTGGTACACCCGCAGTCGATCATTCATTCAATGGTCACCTTCATCGACGGCTCGACCATCGCCCAGGCCAGCCCACCGGACATGAAGCTGCCGATTTCGTTGGCGTTGGGTTGGCCGCACCGGGTGCCCGGTGCGGCCACCTGCTGTGACTTCACTAGCCGACAGGTCTGGGAGTTCGAGCCGCTGGACACCGACGTTTTCCCCGCGGTCGAACTGGCCCGGCACGCCGGCGAGGCCGGCGGTTGCATGACCGCGATTTACAACGCCGCTAACGAGGAGGCGGCCGAAGCATTTCTCAAACGGCGGATCCCGTTCCCCGCCATTGTCGGCACAATCGCGGACGTGCTGCACGCTGCCGACCAATGGGCCCCGCAATGGGGCGAGGTACCAGCTACCGTGGATGACGTACTCGACGCGCAGCGCTGGGCGCGGGAACGGGCGCGGCTGGCGGTAGCCACAGCGAGCCCGGCAAACGTTTCTGGAATGGCTTGA
- the frr gene encoding ribosome recycling factor gives MIDEALFDAEEKMEKAVAVARDDLSTIRTGRANPGMFSRIAIDYYGATTPITQLASINVPEARLVVIKPYEANQLHAIETAIRNSDLGVNPTNDGTLIRVAVPQLTEERRRELVKQAKHKGEEARVSVRNIRRKAMEELHRIRKDGEAGEDEVGRAEKDLDKTTHQYVAQIDELVKHKEGELLEV, from the coding sequence ATGATAGATGAGGCACTCTTCGACGCCGAAGAGAAGATGGAGAAGGCCGTGGCAGTGGCTCGGGACGACCTGTCGACCATTCGTACCGGCCGCGCCAACCCGGGCATGTTCTCCCGGATCGCCATCGACTATTACGGCGCGACCACCCCGATCACACAGCTGGCCAGCATCAATGTTCCCGAGGCTCGGCTGGTCGTCATCAAGCCCTACGAAGCCAACCAGCTGCACGCGATCGAGACAGCCATCCGCAACTCCGATCTTGGAGTGAACCCCACCAACGATGGCACCCTGATCCGGGTGGCCGTACCCCAGCTCACCGAGGAACGCCGGCGAGAACTGGTCAAGCAGGCCAAACACAAGGGGGAGGAAGCCCGAGTCTCGGTACGCAACATCCGTCGTAAAGCGATGGAGGAACTGCACCGCATCCGCAAGGATGGCGAAGCCGGCGAGGATGAGGTCGGGCGGGCCGAAAAGGATCTCGACAAGACCACCCACCAGTACGTCGCCCAAATCGACGAGCTGGTCAAACACAAAGAAGGCGAGCTGCTGGAGGTCTAG
- a CDS encoding cytochrome c biogenesis CcdA family protein, whose amino-acid sequence MDQALIGLAFAAGLVAALNPCGFAMLPAYLLLVVRGESAERRNPVGAFGRALAATVGMSLGFVTVFGLFGVLTISAASTVQRYLPYVTVVIGVLLIALGVWLLSGRELTALTPRQRSQRWAPTVRVSSMYGYGVSYAIASLSCTIGPFLAVTGAGLRGGSIIGSVAIYLAYVGGLTLVVGVLAIAAATASSALADRMRRILPFVNRLSGAVLVLVGLYVSYYGIYEVRLFHAAANPQDGVIAAAGRLQGALAGWVHRYGVWPWTGALALLVAGGLVSAWYRRARR is encoded by the coding sequence GTGGACCAGGCTCTGATTGGTTTGGCCTTCGCCGCCGGCTTGGTGGCAGCGCTAAACCCCTGCGGGTTTGCCATGCTGCCCGCTTACTTGCTGCTGGTGGTGCGCGGGGAGTCTGCCGAGCGCCGCAACCCCGTCGGCGCGTTCGGTCGAGCCCTGGCAGCCACCGTGGGCATGTCACTCGGCTTTGTGACGGTATTCGGCTTGTTCGGCGTGCTGACCATCTCGGCGGCCAGCACCGTGCAGCGCTACCTGCCCTATGTGACGGTGGTGATCGGCGTGCTGCTCATCGCTCTGGGGGTTTGGCTGCTGTCGGGTCGAGAGCTGACCGCACTGACGCCGCGACAGCGGAGCCAGCGATGGGCTCCCACGGTTCGGGTGAGTTCCATGTACGGATATGGCGTCAGCTATGCGATTGCGTCGTTGTCCTGCACCATCGGGCCGTTCTTGGCGGTCACCGGCGCGGGCCTTCGGGGCGGTTCGATCATCGGGAGCGTGGCCATCTACCTCGCCTACGTCGGGGGACTGACCCTGGTCGTCGGTGTGCTTGCGATCGCGGCCGCAACCGCCAGTTCGGCGCTGGCCGACCGCATGCGACGCATCCTGCCGTTCGTCAATCGGCTTAGCGGTGCGGTGCTGGTGCTGGTCGGGCTGTACGTGAGCTACTACGGGATTTACGAAGTGCGGTTGTTCCATGCGGCAGCAAATCCGCAGGACGGCGTGATCGCCGCGGCGGGGCGCCTCCAAGGGGCGTTGGCCGGTTGGGTACATCGGTACGGCGTATGGCCGTGGACCGGAGCATTGGCCCTGCTGGTGGCTGGCGGGCTGGTCAGCGCCTGGTACCGGCGAGCGCGTCGCTGA
- a CDS encoding fasciclin domain-containing protein, producing the protein MKRQQKTTAALTFAAAAAAVGLAVAVAPTAAASPATNLVGPGCQAYAQQVPTGPGSVEGMAADPVAVAASNNPMLTTLTSAVSGKLNPQVNLVDTLNSGQFTVFAPTDQAFGKLDAATIDTLKTDAPLLNKILTYHVVPGQLSPAQVVGTHATVQGGSVTVTGSGNSLKANNASVVCGGVQTLNATVYMIDTVLMPSG; encoded by the coding sequence ATGAAGCGACAACAAAAAACCACTGCAGCACTAACTTTCGCGGCAGCCGCGGCCGCCGTCGGTCTCGCGGTTGCCGTCGCACCCACCGCGGCGGCCAGTCCGGCCACCAATCTGGTCGGCCCCGGTTGCCAGGCCTACGCACAACAGGTACCCACCGGCCCGGGATCGGTGGAAGGGATGGCGGCCGACCCGGTTGCGGTGGCGGCCTCGAACAACCCGATGCTCACCACGCTGACCTCGGCGGTTTCGGGCAAGCTCAACCCACAGGTGAACCTGGTGGACACACTCAACAGTGGCCAGTTCACGGTGTTCGCTCCCACCGATCAAGCGTTCGGCAAGCTGGACGCCGCGACCATCGACACGCTGAAAACCGATGCGCCGCTGCTGAATAAGATCCTCACGTACCACGTGGTCCCCGGACAGCTGAGCCCGGCTCAAGTCGTGGGCACGCACGCCACGGTGCAAGGCGGGTCGGTGACGGTGACCGGTTCGGGCAACAGCCTCAAGGCGAACAACGCTTCGGTGGTGTGTGGCGGCGTGCAGACCCTGAACGCGACGGTGTACATGATCGACACGGTGCTGATGCCGTCGGGGTAA
- a CDS encoding cytochrome c biogenesis protein DipZ, with the protein MFTLALIGLIGGLITGISPCILPVLPVIFFSGARTGAAPDSSGSVAVAVKPKRSRAEALRPYRVIAGLVLSFSVVTLAGTALLSLLHLRQDAIRWVALVALVAIGLGLIFPRFEQLLERPFARIPQRRVDTGGGNGFGLGLALGALYVPCAGPVLAAIVVAGATSNIGVNTVVLTCAFAVGAALPLLFFALAGQQVAARVSAFRRRQREIRIAAGVVTILLAVALVFNVPALLQRAIPDYTSALQQKVGGDNQIREKLNLSGLVNDQNAQLSNCSNGAAELENCGPAPDIKGIESWLNTPGNKPVDLKSLRGRVVLIDFWAYSCINCQRAIPHVVGWYQAYQNNGFEVIGVHTPEYAFERVANNVATGAADLGIKYPVALDNNYATWTNYRNRYWPAEYLIDANGTVRHIKFGEGDYDGTERLIRQLLVDANPGVKLPPPVDTTDTTPAAGLTPETYFGVGKMVNFAGSELYDQGSATFTYPKALRANAFALSGRWSLDYQGATADSDDSSIKLNYHAKNVYLVVGGTGTVTVIHDGTSTTLPISGPPTAHQIVAGDRVTDGTLEVVPSQGLQVYSFTYG; encoded by the coding sequence ATGTTCACGCTCGCACTCATCGGCCTTATCGGTGGCCTCATTACCGGCATATCCCCGTGCATCCTGCCGGTACTGCCGGTGATCTTCTTCTCCGGCGCCCGCACCGGCGCCGCACCCGATTCCTCCGGCAGCGTTGCCGTCGCGGTCAAGCCAAAACGCTCACGCGCCGAAGCCTTGCGCCCGTATCGAGTGATCGCCGGTCTGGTGCTCAGCTTCAGTGTGGTCACCCTGGCGGGCACCGCCTTGCTGTCGCTGCTGCACCTGCGGCAGGACGCAATCCGCTGGGTGGCGCTGGTCGCACTGGTCGCGATCGGTCTCGGGCTGATCTTCCCGCGGTTCGAGCAGCTGCTGGAGCGGCCGTTCGCTCGCATCCCGCAAAGACGAGTCGACACCGGCGGCGGCAACGGGTTCGGTCTTGGCCTGGCGTTGGGTGCGCTCTACGTTCCTTGCGCGGGTCCGGTACTCGCCGCGATCGTAGTGGCCGGGGCCACCTCCAACATCGGCGTCAACACCGTCGTGCTCACGTGCGCCTTCGCCGTCGGCGCCGCATTGCCGTTGCTGTTCTTCGCGCTGGCTGGCCAGCAGGTGGCCGCACGGGTAAGCGCGTTTCGCCGTCGGCAGCGTGAGATCCGAATCGCGGCGGGGGTCGTGACGATTCTGCTGGCGGTGGCACTGGTATTCAACGTGCCCGCGCTGCTACAGCGAGCGATTCCCGACTACACCAGCGCATTGCAGCAGAAAGTCGGTGGTGACAACCAGATTCGGGAAAAGCTGAATCTCAGCGGCCTCGTCAACGATCAGAATGCGCAGTTGTCGAACTGCAGCAATGGCGCCGCCGAACTCGAAAATTGCGGTCCCGCGCCAGACATCAAGGGCATCGAGTCCTGGCTGAACACCCCCGGCAACAAACCGGTCGATCTCAAGTCGTTGCGGGGCCGGGTGGTCCTCATCGACTTCTGGGCCTATTCCTGCATCAACTGCCAACGCGCCATCCCCCACGTCGTCGGCTGGTACCAGGCGTACCAGAACAACGGCTTCGAGGTCATCGGCGTGCACACCCCCGAGTACGCATTCGAAAGGGTCGCCAACAATGTGGCGACCGGCGCCGCCGACCTGGGCATCAAATACCCAGTGGCGCTGGATAACAACTACGCAACGTGGACGAACTACCGCAACCGTTACTGGCCCGCCGAATATCTGATCGACGCCAATGGCACAGTGCGCCATATCAAATTCGGCGAAGGCGACTACGACGGCACCGAAAGGCTGATCCGGCAGTTGCTGGTCGATGCCAATCCAGGCGTGAAGTTGCCGCCGCCGGTGGACACCACCGACACCACGCCCGCGGCCGGGCTCACTCCCGAGACCTACTTCGGGGTGGGCAAGATGGTCAACTTCGCGGGCAGCGAGCTCTACGATCAGGGTTCGGCGACGTTCACCTATCCGAAGGCACTGCGAGCCAACGCCTTCGCGCTGAGCGGTCGGTGGTCGCTGGATTACCAGGGTGCGACGGCCGACAGCGACGACTCCAGCATCAAACTCAACTACCACGCAAAGAACGTCTATCTGGTCGTCGGCGGCACCGGAACCGTCACCGTGATCCACGACGGAACCTCGACGACGCTTCCGATCAGCGGTCCGCCGACTGCTCACCAGATCGTCGCTGGCGATCGGGTGACCGACGGGACGCTCGAAGTGGTTCCCAGCCAAGGGTTGCAGGTGTATTCGTTCACCTATGGATGA
- the pyrH gene encoding UMP kinase, translating to MKEPKPTSTNGVPASPVSGSPSKYSRVLLKLGGEMFGGGQVGLDPDVVSQVARQIADVVRGGVQVAVVIGGGNFFRGAQLQQLGMERTRSDYMGMLGTVMNSLALQDFLEKEGIVTRVQTAITMGQVAEPYLPLRAVRHLEKGRVVIFGAGMGLPYFSTDTTAAQRALEIDADVVLMAKAVDGVFAEDPRVNPNAELLTAVSHREVIDRGLRVADATAFSLCMDNGMPILVFNLLTDGNIARAVAGEKIGTLVTT from the coding sequence ATGAAGGAGCCCAAGCCGACGAGCACCAACGGTGTGCCGGCTTCTCCAGTTTCTGGCTCGCCGTCGAAGTATTCGCGAGTATTGCTCAAGCTCGGCGGCGAAATGTTCGGTGGCGGCCAGGTCGGGCTGGATCCCGATGTCGTGTCGCAGGTGGCCCGCCAGATCGCCGACGTGGTCCGCGGCGGCGTGCAGGTTGCCGTCGTGATCGGCGGTGGCAACTTTTTCCGTGGCGCACAACTTCAGCAGCTCGGCATGGAGCGCACCCGCTCGGACTACATGGGCATGCTCGGAACGGTCATGAACAGCCTTGCCCTGCAAGACTTCCTGGAGAAGGAAGGCATTGTCACCCGAGTCCAGACCGCAATCACGATGGGCCAGGTGGCCGAGCCCTACCTCCCGTTGCGGGCCGTCCGCCACCTGGAGAAGGGCCGGGTGGTGATCTTCGGCGCCGGCATGGGGCTGCCGTACTTTTCCACGGACACGACCGCGGCGCAGCGGGCACTGGAGATCGACGCGGACGTGGTGTTGATGGCCAAGGCCGTCGACGGTGTGTTTGCCGAGGATCCGCGGGTAAATCCCAACGCCGAACTACTCACCGCGGTCAGCCATCGCGAGGTCATTGACCGAGGGCTGCGAGTGGCGGATGCCACGGCGTTCAGTCTTTGCATGGACAATGGCATGCCGATTCTGGTGTTCAACCTGCTGACCGATGGCAATATCGCCCGAGCGGTCGCTGGTGAGAAGATCGGAACGCTGGTCACCACCTGA
- a CDS encoding fasciclin domain-containing protein, translating to MKDFKHKACAAAGIGAIAVAVLAGCSSKGGVASSTSSKPAESMATSMAAMPPTANPSANLIGAGCASYAQQVPSGPGSVAGMAQDLVTVAASNNPQLTTLTSALSGKLNPQVNLIDTLNGGQFTVFAPTDQAFGKLDAATVERLKTDAPLLNRILTYHVVSGQLSPARVGGQHATVQGGTVNVVGAGNDLKVNDAGLVCGGVSTANAQVYMIDTVLMPPAM from the coding sequence ATGAAGGACTTTAAGCACAAGGCATGTGCCGCGGCCGGTATCGGCGCGATCGCGGTGGCGGTGTTGGCGGGCTGTTCGAGCAAGGGCGGGGTAGCCAGCTCCACCAGCTCCAAGCCGGCCGAGTCGATGGCCACCTCAATGGCCGCCATGCCACCGACGGCGAACCCGTCGGCCAACCTGATCGGCGCCGGTTGCGCGAGCTACGCCCAGCAGGTGCCCTCCGGACCCGGCTCGGTGGCCGGCATGGCACAGGATCTGGTCACGGTCGCGGCCTCGAACAACCCGCAGCTGACCACGCTCACCTCGGCACTGTCGGGCAAGCTCAACCCCCAGGTGAATCTGATCGACACCCTCAACGGCGGCCAGTTCACCGTGTTCGCCCCCACCGACCAGGCGTTTGGCAAACTCGACGCCGCGACGGTGGAGCGCCTCAAGACCGACGCGCCGCTATTGAACAGGATCCTGACCTATCACGTGGTCAGCGGTCAGCTCAGTCCGGCACGGGTGGGCGGTCAACATGCCACTGTGCAAGGCGGCACGGTGAATGTCGTCGGCGCGGGCAATGACCTCAAGGTCAACGACGCGGGCCTGGTCTGCGGCGGGGTTTCCACCGCCAACGCGCAGGTGTACATGATCGACACGGTGCTGATGCCGCCGGCGATGTAG
- a CDS encoding phosphatidate cytidylyltransferase, translating to MATTDADPGSPDEPAQPAKGTSRAGRDLRAANLVGWSIGFVLIATLVFVPHVWVAICAAAILVASHEVVRRLRDAGYLIPVIPLLVGGQVTVWLTWPYRAVGALVGFAAMVMVCMIWRLFMQDKRSDGQGERSDGQPSSTNYLRDASATIFLAAWVPLFGSFAAMLIYEPKHGPGWVFCMMIAVISSDVGGYTVGVLFGKHPMVPRISPKKSWEGFAGSLVCGITATILTGTFLAGRTPWVGALLGLLFVLTTTLGDLVESQVKRDLGIKDMGRLLPGHGGLMDRLDGVLPSAVAAWTVLTLLP from the coding sequence GTGGCAACCACTGATGCCGACCCCGGCAGCCCAGATGAGCCGGCGCAGCCGGCCAAAGGGACCTCCCGGGCCGGACGTGACCTGCGCGCCGCGAACCTGGTGGGCTGGAGCATCGGCTTTGTCCTCATCGCGACGCTGGTGTTCGTTCCACATGTCTGGGTGGCGATTTGTGCGGCGGCCATCTTGGTTGCCAGCCACGAGGTGGTGCGGCGGCTGCGTGATGCCGGCTACCTGATACCGGTAATCCCCTTGTTGGTCGGTGGCCAGGTAACGGTCTGGCTGACCTGGCCTTATCGCGCCGTCGGGGCGCTGGTGGGATTCGCCGCCATGGTGATGGTTTGCATGATCTGGCGGCTTTTCATGCAGGACAAACGGTCGGACGGCCAAGGCGAACGCTCCGATGGTCAGCCGTCTTCGACCAACTACCTACGCGACGCCTCGGCCACCATTTTCCTGGCCGCGTGGGTGCCGCTGTTTGGCTCCTTCGCCGCGATGCTGATCTACGAACCAAAGCACGGCCCGGGGTGGGTGTTCTGCATGATGATTGCGGTCATCTCGTCCGATGTGGGGGGCTACACCGTGGGGGTGCTGTTTGGCAAGCATCCGATGGTTCCCAGGATCAGCCCGAAGAAGTCCTGGGAGGGCTTCGCCGGTTCGTTGGTCTGCGGGATCACCGCGACGATCCTGACCGGGACCTTCTTGGCCGGCAGGACTCCGTGGGTCGGTGCTTTGCTTGGTCTACTTTTTGTGCTCACCACCACGCTGGGCGACCTGGTGGAGTCCCAGGTAAAGCGTGATCTCGGCATCAAGGACATGGGTCGGCTGCTGCCGGGCCACGGTGGTTTGATGGACCGGTTGGACGGCGTGCTGCCGTCCGCGGTGGCGGCCTGGACAGTACTAACGCTGCTGCCTTAG
- a CDS encoding protein disulfide oxidoreductase: MSFRVVSPIKTCAPLLAALVLMFGLATAPRAAAADERLNFTATTLAGAPFNGASLQGKPAVLWFWTPWCPFCNAEAPGLSQVTAANPGVTFVGVAAHSDVGAMQNFVSKYGLNFTNLNDADGAIWARYNVPWQPAWVFYRADGSSTFVNNPTAAMSQEELSGRVAALAS; the protein is encoded by the coding sequence ATGAGTTTTCGCGTTGTGTCCCCAATCAAGACGTGTGCCCCCCTTTTAGCCGCGCTCGTCCTGATGTTCGGTCTGGCCACCGCGCCGCGTGCGGCGGCCGCCGACGAGCGCCTGAACTTCACGGCCACCACCTTGGCCGGTGCTCCGTTCAATGGCGCGAGCCTGCAAGGCAAGCCGGCGGTGTTGTGGTTCTGGACGCCGTGGTGCCCGTTTTGCAACGCAGAAGCTCCCGGTCTCAGCCAGGTGACGGCGGCCAATCCAGGCGTCACCTTCGTGGGTGTTGCGGCCCATTCCGACGTCGGGGCGATGCAGAACTTCGTTTCGAAATACGGCCTGAACTTCACCAACCTCAATGACGCCGACGGCGCGATCTGGGCCCGTTACAACGTCCCTTGGCAGCCGGCATGGGTGTTCTACCGCGCGGATGGTTCCTCCACGTTCGTCAACAACCCCACCGCGGCGATGTCCCAGGAGGAGTTGTCCGGCCGGGTGGCCGCGCTGGCGTCGTAA
- a CDS encoding winged helix-turn-helix domain-containing protein produces MEVVLISNDPEFESALPTLESFAQVLPRVPLDDPDEGANSTADVAVIDARTDLTAARRVCRRLTANAPALAVIAVVAPADFVEVDIDWQFDDVLLAAAGAAELQARLRLAITRRRSALEGTLQFGDLVLHPGSFTVSLGGKDLGLTLTEFKLLNFLVQHAGRAFTRTRLMHEVWGYDCTGRVRTVDVHVRRLRAKLGTEHESMIETVRGVGYMAITPPQPRWVIREPMPSPVWPSTETAEDSIAQ; encoded by the coding sequence TTGGAAGTTGTTCTCATTTCCAATGATCCCGAATTTGAATCGGCTCTACCGACGCTGGAATCGTTCGCCCAGGTGTTACCGCGAGTCCCGTTGGACGATCCCGACGAGGGGGCGAATTCCACTGCCGACGTCGCGGTCATCGATGCGCGCACCGACCTGACGGCAGCGCGCAGGGTTTGTCGGCGGCTGACAGCCAACGCGCCAGCACTGGCGGTGATTGCCGTCGTCGCACCTGCCGACTTTGTGGAGGTCGACATCGATTGGCAATTCGACGACGTGCTGCTAGCCGCCGCCGGCGCGGCGGAACTGCAGGCCCGGTTACGGCTGGCGATTACGCGTCGACGCAGCGCACTCGAAGGCACACTCCAATTCGGCGACCTCGTCCTGCACCCGGGCAGCTTCACCGTGTCACTGGGTGGCAAGGATCTGGGCCTGACCCTGACCGAGTTCAAACTGTTGAATTTTCTTGTGCAGCATGCCGGTCGGGCATTCACCCGGACTCGGCTCATGCATGAGGTGTGGGGTTATGACTGCACGGGCCGCGTTCGTACTGTCGACGTACACGTACGACGACTGCGCGCAAAGCTGGGAACCGAGCACGAATCGATGATCGAGACGGTCCGCGGCGTGGGTTATATGGCGATCACGCCACCGCAGCCACGATGGGTAATCAGGGAGCCGATGCCAAGTCCCGTCTGGCCATCAACGGAAACAGCCGAGGACTCGATCGCCCAATAA
- the rlmN gene encoding 23S rRNA (adenine(2503)-C(2))-methyltransferase RlmN — protein sequence MVGELIFEAPRRGKPPRHLADLDAAGRASAVVELGLPAFRAKQLAHQYYGRLIADPRQMTDLPAAVRDQIAETMFPNLLSAVREVTCDAGQTRKTLWRAIDGVTVESVLMRYPQRNTVCISSQAGCGMACPFCATGQGGLTRNLSTAEILEQVRVGAVALRDDFGDRLSNVVFMGMGEPLANYTRVLAAVRRITEPPPSGFGISARSVTVSTVGLVPGIRKLADERLGVTLALSLHAPDDELRDTLVPVNNRWKISEALDAARYYADVTGRRVSVEYALIRDVNDQPWRADLLGNRLHCALGSLVHVNLIPLNPTPGSDWDASPKPVEREFVKHIRAQGVSCTVRDTRGREISAACGQLAADGGR from the coding sequence ATGGTCGGTGAGCTGATATTCGAGGCGCCGCGCCGCGGCAAGCCGCCGCGGCACCTAGCCGACCTCGACGCCGCCGGACGCGCGTCGGCCGTTGTCGAATTGGGCCTGCCGGCGTTTCGCGCCAAGCAGCTCGCCCACCAGTACTACGGCCGGCTGATCGCCGATCCGCGGCAGATGACCGACCTTCCGGCGGCGGTTCGCGACCAGATCGCCGAGACCATGTTCCCCAACCTGCTCAGCGCCGTCCGCGAAGTGACCTGCGACGCTGGGCAGACACGAAAGACGTTGTGGCGGGCCATCGATGGCGTCACTGTCGAGTCGGTGCTGATGCGCTATCCACAGCGCAATACGGTGTGCATTTCGTCGCAGGCCGGCTGCGGCATGGCCTGCCCGTTCTGCGCCACCGGCCAGGGCGGCTTGACCCGCAACCTGTCGACCGCCGAGATCCTGGAGCAGGTACGCGTCGGTGCTGTGGCGCTGCGTGACGACTTCGGCGACCGGTTGTCCAACGTTGTGTTCATGGGCATGGGGGAGCCGCTGGCCAACTACACCAGGGTGCTGGCCGCAGTGCGGCGCATCACCGAGCCGCCGCCGTCGGGTTTCGGGATTTCCGCGCGATCGGTGACGGTGTCGACGGTCGGTCTGGTCCCTGGTATCCGCAAACTTGCCGATGAGCGGCTTGGCGTGACGCTGGCGCTGTCGCTGCATGCGCCCGACGACGAGTTGCGCGACACGTTGGTACCGGTCAACAACCGGTGGAAGATCAGCGAGGCGCTGGACGCCGCCCGCTACTACGCCGACGTCACCGGCCGGCGGGTGTCCGTCGAGTACGCGCTGATTCGTGATGTCAACGACCAACCGTGGCGGGCTGATCTGCTGGGTAACCGATTGCACTGTGCCCTTGGGTCCCTGGTGCATGTGAATTTGATCCCGCTCAACCCGACCCCGGGCAGCGATTGGGACGCCAGCCCCAAGCCGGTGGAGCGCGAGTTCGTCAAACATATTCGCGCGCAAGGGGTTTCCTGCACGGTGCGAGACACCCGCGGTAGGGAGATAAGTGCCGCGTGCGGACAGCTGGCCGCCGACGGCGGCCGATGA